A stretch of the Medicago truncatula cultivar Jemalong A17 chromosome 5, MtrunA17r5.0-ANR, whole genome shotgun sequence genome encodes the following:
- the LOC112421892 gene encoding uncharacterized protein isoform X3, producing MQEVSQLSIIKAFVIGDEHREYVLREAGKLHRAFRTKIAKFFLKDSNGDFNKQRPAKYSYCIKQEHWDNFVAQRKSTHFQKLSIQNRERALNPQHPYRKSRLGCARLEEDMIEESENDSVTRCQVWKAARVNKDGVIDNDNVQEVVDECEKLTQSLTEEQREDLGPTDLLFKALNNPRNYSGSVRSYGFGVCSRDIFPRQIRPTQMDLEKLYGICNKLKNRVEVLEREKLEREKLETQQTNEVIETHQPERVVERQHTQKVFERQQTEKVAERKQPEEVAEEVEERRQPKEVVDRKKPSDKRSCNAVSFGNIPKGLLSVDIYLSSPSWCLVARGKLYNTEGNIVHDITLPPGYVKVKIEVSIVPNAPLPISVEYGDVSMVGQEIGTIVPWPLKLLQFVGECEKIPNQFQNKDKNIQRSAKSVSSPNKDNKTFKIQESPKVGGSSGLAKVSERQQTEKVAEWKQPEEVAEEVVERRQPKEVAERQKPSDKRSSNVVSFGNIQEGLLSVDIYLSSPSRCLVARGKLYNTEGNIVHGITLPPGYVKVKIEVSIVPNAPLPISVEYGDVSMVGQAIGTIVPWPLKLLQFVGECEKIPNQFQNKDKSIQRSAESVSSPNKNNKKFKIQESPKVGGSSSLANLPFLEMYTTKMMKAGSSIHINMEESIFGEEFLERLRVDNIKEIIDHNWLSASIITVFSRYLFDKFISPNGLITKFSFVSPHVSRDDNQGNAIAKILLKDKEFKDRLILAPCNIGKHWVLLVINPDAEMIYYMDPLNGEPTKYQNLKTKFDNALQIYRAHINSKVSKSKKITWPKIKCPRQINVIDCGYFVMRYMKEVIMENENMIPINYFPDHKCRTYSTDKLTNVKEDWATYLVDDVFGNQEAVILPN from the exons ATGCAAGAGGTCAGCCAGTTAAGCATAATA AAAGCTTTTGTAATTGGCGATGAACATCGTGAATATGTATTGAGAGAAGCTGGAAAGTTGCATCGGGCATTCAGAACCAAAATTGCCAAGTTTTTTCTGAAAGATAGTAATGGCGATTTTAATAAACAACGTCCTGCGAAATATTCTTACTGTATAAAGCAAGAGCATTGGGATAACTTTGTAGCTCAGCGTAAGAGTACACATTTTCAg AAACTTAGTATTCAAAATCGAGAAAGAGCGTTGAATCCTCAACATCCATATAGAAAATCACGTTTGGGTTGTGCTCGTCTTGAAGAGGATATG ATAGAAGAGTCTGAAAATGATTCGGTAACCCGATGTCAAGTGTGGAAGGCTGCCCGTGTCAATAAGGATGGAGTGATTGATAATGACAATGTTCAAGAAGTTGTGGATGAATGT GAAAAGTTAACACAATCTTTAACTGAAGAACAGAGAGAAGACCTTGGTCCTACAGATTTATTATTTAAGGCTCTAAATAATCCCCGAAACTACTCTGGCAGTGTTAGGAGTTATGGTTTTGGGGTATGTTCTAGAGACATATTTCCACGTCAAATTCGCCCCACACAAATGGACCTTGAAAAACTTTATGGCATTTGCAATAAACTGAAGAATAGAGTTGAGGTGTTagagagagagaagttggagagagagaagttggagaCGCAACAAACCAATGAAGTAATAGAGACACATCAACCTGAAAGAGTGGTAGAAAGGCAACATACTCAAAAAGTGTTTGAGAGGCAACAAACTGAGAAAGTGGCTGAGAGGAAACAACCTGAAGAAGTAGCTGAAGAAGTAGAAGAGAGACGACAACCAAAAGAAGTGGTAGATAGGAAAAAACCTAGTGATAAAAGGTCTTGCAACGCTGTATCATTTGGCAACATTCCTAAG GGTCTTTTGTCTGTTGATATCTATTTATCATCCCCAAGTTGGTGTTTGGTTGCTCGTGGTAAACTATATAACACTGAAGGTAATATAGTGCACGACATTACATTACCACCTGGCTATGTCAAGGTTAAGATCGAAGTTTCTATTGTGCCAAATGCTCCGTTGCCTATATCTGTTGAATATGGAGATGTATCCATGGTTGGTCAGGAAATAGGAACAATTGTGCCATGGCCACTTAAACTTCTTCAATTTGTTGGTGAATGTGAAAAG ATTCCTAATCAATTCCAAAACAAAGATAAGAATATCCAGCGAAGTGCTAAATCAGTTTCATCACCTAACAAAGACaacaaaacattcaaaattcaagagTCCCCTAAAGTTGGTGGTTCATCTGGTCTTGCAAAAGTGTCTGAGAGGCAACAAACCGAGAAAGTGGCCGAGTGGAAACAACCTGAAGAAGTAGCTGAAGAAGTAGTAGAGAGACGACAACCAAAAGAAGTGGCAGAGAGGCAAAAACCTAGTGATAAAAGGTCTTCCAACGTTGTATCATTTGGTAACATTCAGGAG GGTCTTTTGTCTGTTGATATCTATTTATCATCCCCAAGTCGGTGTTTGGTTGCTCGTGGTAAACTATATAACACTGAAGGTAATATAGTGCACGGCATTACATTACCACCTGGCTATGTCAAGGTTAAGATCGAAGTTTCTATTGTGCCAAATGCTCCATTGCCTATATCTGTTGAATATGGAGATGTATCCATGGTTGGTCAGGCAATAGGAACAATTGTGCCATGGCCACTTAAACTTCTTCAATTTGTTGGTGAATGTGAAAAG ATTCCTAATCAATTCCAAAACAAAGATAAGAGTATCCAGCGAAGTGCTGAATCAGTTTCATcaccaaacaaaaacaacaaaaaattcaaaattcaagagTCCCCTAAAGTTGGTGGTTCATCTAGTCTTGCAAATTTACCGTTCCTAGAAATGTATACGACAAAGATGATGAAGGCTGGATCCTCAATTCATATAAATATGGAGGAGAGTATATTTGGTGAAGAGTTTTTAGAGCGTCTACGAGTAGAtaatataaaagagattattgaTCATAACTGGTTAAGTGCCTCTATTATCACTGTATTTTCCAG GTACTTGTTTGACAAGTTCATTAGTCCAAATGGATTAATAACCAAGTTCTCCTTCGTATCCCCACATGTATCACGGGACGATAATCAAGGAAATGCTATAGCAAAAATACTCTTGAAAGATAAGGAGTTCAAGGATAGGCTAATTCTTGCACCTTGCAATATAGG TAAACATTGGGTGTTGCTTGTAATCAATCCTGATGCTGAGATGATATATTACATGGACCCGTTGAATGGTGAGccaacaaaatatcaaaatttaaaaacaaagttTGATAA TGCTTTGCAAATTTATCGTGCCCATATTAATTCTAAAGTGTCCAAGTCAAAGAAAATCACATGGCCAAAAATAAAG tgtcCTCGTCAAATTAATGTTATTGATTGTGGATATTTTGTAATGCGATATATGAAAGAGGTCATCatggaaaatgaaaatatgatcCCCATAAAT taCTTTCCTGACCACAAATGCCGCACCTACTCTACAGATAAATTAACTAATGTCAAGGAGGATTGGGCTACCTATCTGGTGGATGATGTTTTTG GAAACCAAGAAGCTGTTATTCTTCCTAACTAG